Proteins from one Podospora pseudoanserina strain CBS 124.78 chromosome 1, whole genome shotgun sequence genomic window:
- the WHI3 gene encoding cell cycle RNA binding protein whi3 (EggNog:ENOG503NZVS; COG:A) has protein sequence MPGDQNSVGASSNGPAPTPQSFASLTSNGNGVKSYLATTAASANYAMAASSFLPAQHRTPAIGSGLGTYPPALPKADSFDANGNGHATTPLGTPFSTTPPTLSAAVIRNLPNDTDEKLLRAMLVFSKDLASIEFLPDDKGFRAAHLKFKSPAGALEVKNNLDGKSNHSNDADIIVEIIGPTSPSSMGKRYPSDATLPVGTPATVSGGPPAAPSSRQQSRFNSHFHTIEKTAVGNGAYAGDFRTADGRFDVFGPQSPIGTHPNERNGMLGKSMIDATNDDEDTAQLLGKTHLFAESGLQRRQTAPHIPITSRMANMSLNINTQSVQPIGQYGNHQGFATMSPSMMTSVGGFPLPQQYRTHMPPANPADQNPPCNTLYVGNLPVDTSEEELKQLFSKQRGYKRLCFRTKQNGPMCFVEFENITFATKALNELYGFQLHNSVKGGIRLSFSKNPLGVRTGQVPGQSGQGALNGPNGGHVGANGFTTASGPPPGLPTQPPPGLGLNRAGFSSSPGLSNPYSSPTYSSPSTDVYDQWNNNLMYGNGNSAHMMGANGNNGYMMGSSATYPSHMMGR, from the coding sequence ATGCCTGGGGATCAGAATTCGGTCGGTGCATCCTCCAACGGACCGGCTCCCACTCCTCAATCATTTGCTTCTTTGACAAGCAACGGCAACGGTGTCAAGTCGTATCTCGCAACAACAGCCGCTTCTGCAAATTATGCAATGGCCGCCTCGAGCTTTCTCCCCGCGCAGCATCGGACTCCGGCGATAGGCAGCGGCTTGGGTACCTACCCGCCTGCCCTGCCAAAGGCCGACTCTTTTGACGCCAACGGCAATGGCCACGCGACCACCCCACTCGGCACTCCGTTCTCTACCACTCCgcccaccctctccgccgccgtcatcCGGAACCTCCCCAACGACACGGACGAGAAGTTGTTGCGCGCCATGCTCGTGTTCTCCAAGGACCTCGCCAGCATCGAGTTCCTTCCCGACGACAAAGGCTTTCGCGCTGCTCACTTGAAGTTCAAGAGCCCCGCCGGCGCGCTCGAGGTCAAGAACAATCTTGACGGCAAGTCCAATCACTCCAACGACGCCGACATCATTGTCGAGATCATTGGCCCGACGAGCCCCTCGTCCATGGGCAAACGATATCCGAGCGACGCGACCCTCCCGGTTGGCACACCCGCAACGGTCTCTGGCGGCCCCCCGGCTGCGCCGTCGTCGCGCCAGCAGTCGCGATTCAACAGTCACTTCCACACTATTGAGAAAACAGCGGTGGGAAATGGCGCATACGCTGGTGACTTTCGAACGGCAGACGGCCGTTTTGACGTCTTTGGTCCTCAGTCGCCCATCGGAACGCACCCGAACGAGCGCAACGGCATGCTGGGCAAGTCGATGATTGACGCCACgaatgacgatgaggacaCGGCGCAGCTTCTCGGGAAAACCCACCTGTTTGCCGAGAGCGGCCTGCAACGCCGACAGACTGCTCCGCACATCCCTATCACGTCGCGCATGGCAAATATGTCTCTGAACATCAACACGCAGTCTGTCCAACCAATCGGTCAGTATGGTAATCACCAGGGCTTCGCCACCATGTCGCCAAGCATGATGACCTCGGTCGGCGGATTTCCCCTACCCCAACAATACAGGACACACATGCCGCCCGCTAACCCAGCCGATCAAAACCCGCCCTGCAATACCCTCTATGTTGGCAATCTCCCGGTCGATACGTCCGAAGAGGAGCTCAAACAGCTGTTCTCGAAACAGCGGGGTTACAAACGGCTTTGTTTCCGCACCAAGCAGAACGGACCCATGTGCTTTGTAGAGTTTGAGAACATCACCTTTGCAACAAAGGCGCTCAATGAGCTGTACGGTTTCCAGCTCCACAACAGTGTCAAGGGAGGAATCCGTCTGAGCTTCTCCAAGAACCCGCTTGGTGTTCGCACAGGTCAAGTGCCCGGCCAAAGCGGTCAAGGAGCACTGAATGGGCCGAACGGGGGACACGTCGGAGCCAACGGCTTCACCACAGCCAGCGGGCCGCCCCCAGGTCTCCCGACACAGCCTCCTCCAGGTTTGGGCCTGAACAGAGCCGGGTTCTCGAGCTCGCCCGGGCTTTCCAACCCGTACTCGTCTCCGACCTACTCGAGTCCCTCCACAGATGTTTATGATCAGTggaacaacaacctcatgtacggcaacggcaacagcGCACACATGATGGGcgccaacggcaacaacggGTACATGATGGGCTCGAGCGCGACCTATCCAAGCCACATGATGGGTAGATGA